One part of the Solanum dulcamara chromosome 8, daSolDulc1.2, whole genome shotgun sequence genome encodes these proteins:
- the LOC129900204 gene encoding uncharacterized protein LOC129900204 — translation MAQLDPLQKILHTSKSSPKSNSTTFEQLLPGTERSWSTSSSPTANYYDQEEYTPTHGKKSVISKVKEKAKKLKYSLSGKKKLQENDVHDDNTTPSWGVRLDDDDEEDVDPEYLGAPMYESELAPEPLKEAARQHPRADPVLSEKHVTPSPRSIKRNQVFENDNTEKLPDSPSKTITETVAEKLAPAYTAVSDATHAFASKISNLTLTNSDNHESVIQNTPKNVHFADVDQNANALTSPVRKWDKGVSVKEYFAEKFEPGEGERSLSQIITEAMSPRQSSCGDIGIVEKMKGAVTSFIQPEYSPKSTTIKNIKSASASNIPISTSEILSPKNVIISTNDNLPRDNPISMPHKNPLSTSNDPASISQFPEFHSARSSPLIPISSGVQEVVEEQSHGRILQPN, via the exons atggctCAACTTGATCCACTACAAAAAATTTTACACACATCCAAAAGTTCTCCCAAGTCTAATTCAACAACTTTTGAACAACTTTTGCCAG GAACTGAAAGGAGCTGGTCAACAAGTTCATCCCCAACAGCTAATTATTATGACCAAGAAGAATATACACCAACTCATGGCAAGAAATCAGTTATCTCCAAAGTGAAAGAAAAGGCAAAAAAACTCAAATACTCTTTAAGTGGCAAGAAAAAACTGCAAGAAAATGATGTTCATGATGACAACACCACACCTTCATGGGGAGTTAGGTTGGATGacgatgatgaagaagatgtagatcctGAATATCTTGGCGCtccaa TGTATGAATCAGAATTGGCACCTGAGCCATTGAAAGAAGCAGCACGACAACATCCACGAGCAGATCCAGTGCTATCCGAGAAACATGTTACTCCTAGTCCTAGAAGCATCAAACGCAATCAGGTTTTTGAAAACGATAATACGGAGAAATTACCTGATAGTCCAAGTAAAACCATAACAGAAACTGTTGCCGAGAAATTGGCACCAGCTTATACTGCAGTATCTGATGCAACACACGCTTTTGCTTCTAAGATCTCGAACCTCACTCTAACAAACTCCGATAACCATGAATCTGTGAtccaaaacacgccaaaaaATGTTCATTTTGCTGATGTAGACCAAAATGCTAACGCTCTTACAAGTCCAGTAAGAAAATGGGACAAAGGTGTTTCGGTGAAGGAGTACTTTGCAGAAAAGTTTGAGCCCGGTGAAGGGGAAAGATCACTTTCACAGATCATAACTGAGGCTATGAGCCCAAGACAATCATCTTGCGGTGATATAG GTATAGTGGAGAAAATGAAGGGGGCTGTAACTTCATTTATTCAGCCTGAATATTCCCCCAAATCCACAACAATAAAAAACATCAAATCAGCATCAGCTTCCAATATTCCAATTTCTACAAGTGAAATATTGTCTCCTAAGAATGTGATTATCTCTACTAATGATAATTTGCCTCGGGATAATCCCATTTCTATGCCTCATAAAAATCCATTATCTACTTCTAATGACCCTGCATCAATATCACAATTTCCTGAGTTCCACAGTGCAAGATCATCACCACTCATTCCTATCTCCTCCGGTGTTCAAGAAG TGGTTGAGGAACAAAGCCATGGAAGAATTCTCCAACCAAACTGA